Below is a window of Coriobacterium glomerans PW2 DNA.
TGACTCTCCTGCCTGCAACAGCTATCAGATCGAGCTCGCGGAGCAGATCGGCTATGATAGCGGCTCCGGCTCGCTCGATGAGGTGATTTCCGGACAGGACGTTTTCATCGGCTTGTCAGCTGCAAACGTTCTGAGCGGCCGGCAGGTTCGTCGCATGGCGGCAGATCCCATCATCTTCGCTCTCGCGAATCCGGTTCCCGAGATCGAGCCCTCTGTCGCTCGAGAAGCCGGGGCGGCTGTGATCGCGACCGGTTCAAGTCAGCACCCCAATCAGGTCAACAACATCCTTGCATTCCCCGGGCTGTTCAAGGGGCTGCTCGAGTGCGGTCTCAAGCGTGTCGATCTCAAACTGGAGCAGACGGTTGCCCGAGCACTCGCCCACATGGTTTGCGATCCCGCTCCCGAGCACATCATCCCCGGCGTATTCGATGAAGGCGTCGTCGAGACGGTGACCCAGGCGATAAGAGCCTATGTCATAGACCAGAACAGCAACCACATATGAAGGGGGTAGCGAAATGTCCGTGTTCCTGACTTCGGTTCAAAGCGTACTGGCAATCGTCCTGATGATCTCGGTTGGGTATTTCGGCAAGAGCAAGGGGTGGTTCAACAAACAGTTCTCCGAGGCGCTGTGCAAGCTTATCATGCAGATAGCGCTGCCCGCATCGATCTTCATGGCCATGCAGAAGTACTTCCATCCCGAGCAGCTCGCGACGCTGTCGGCCGGCGTCATCTTCACGGCCGCCTCCATCTTCATCGGCTACGTCTTGGCTTTCATCGCCGTGCACGCGTTCAGGGTTCGACCGGGTCGACGCGGTCTCATGATGACCGCTATCAACGGGGCGAATACCGTCTTCATCGGCATGCCGCTCAACATCGCGCTGTTCGGTGAAGAATCGCTTCCGTATCTGCTCACCTACTACATCGTCAACACCATCGTCATCTGGACGGTCGGCGTGTGGGTCACGGCCGCCGATGATCCGACCCTCGAGCACGGCAGCAAGGCCAAGTTCGACTGGCACCACCTGATCCCGACGCCGCTGTGGGGTTTCATCGTCGCCCTTCCGTTCATCTACATCCCGGGCCTGCAGGCTGCCTTCATGAAGCTGACGTTCGCCACGACGGCACTCGGCGATATCGGCGAGCTCGTCACTCCGCTGTCGCTCATGTACATAGGAATCATGCTCAAGGATTTCGGTATCCTCAAGATGGAGTTCGATTTCAATGTCATCTGGACGCTTCTCGGGCGCTTCGTGATCTCCCCGGTCGTCATGGCGCTGGTCATCTTGGTTGGGCTCAATGCGGGCATAAGGATAGACAGCGTCTTTCAGCAGACTCTGATCGTGCAGGCGGCCACGCCGGCGCTCGCGGTTCTGCCGATCATAGCGACCATGTATCATTGCGACGTCAAGTTCGCGACGAATATCGTGGTTTCGACCTCGGTGCTGTTCGTCATCGTCGTGCCTGTCATCATGGTTCTTCAGAACCTGTAGGCGCGTGATCGCAAGCGGGCTTCTCCAAAGCGAGCGGATACGGCAAAGGGGGATTAGAGACAATGGATGACACCCTTCGCGTGCTGAACCTGGACGAGGCGAAGACCTTCGCCATGTGGCGGGCGTTCCTGGAACGCTTTGCCATCACGAACTTCACTTCCGCCGAGCTCACCCGTATAGATCGCTCGC
It encodes the following:
- a CDS encoding AEC family transporter, whose product is MSVFLTSVQSVLAIVLMISVGYFGKSKGWFNKQFSEALCKLIMQIALPASIFMAMQKYFHPEQLATLSAGVIFTAASIFIGYVLAFIAVHAFRVRPGRRGLMMTAINGANTVFIGMPLNIALFGEESLPYLLTYYIVNTIVIWTVGVWVTAADDPTLEHGSKAKFDWHHLIPTPLWGFIVALPFIYIPGLQAAFMKLTFATTALGDIGELVTPLSLMYIGIMLKDFGILKMEFDFNVIWTLLGRFVISPVVMALVILVGLNAGIRIDSVFQQTLIVQAATPALAVLPIIATMYHCDVKFATNIVVSTSVLFVIVVPVIMVLQNL